The following proteins are co-located in the Bacillus pumilus genome:
- the isdC gene encoding heme uptake protein IsdC translates to MKKWIRLPAFMAAFLLALILPFSNAQAASLNDGTYSVNYTVLKAEGNAVSMANDYWLKPAKVIVKNGKLTVQMTIKNSSWVTEFKVPGNGGYVDTTVLSTNKKANTRLVQFQAQSLSKPIKSKIHVTVKSADYDHNYTIQLKFDESSIKALSSNSSNETAGAAESQQSSKESTKKSDSSTHTKQEENPQTGDTSQTGWLLVLVLCSGGFLARKWIIKH, encoded by the coding sequence ATGAAAAAATGGATAAGACTGCCAGCCTTCATGGCCGCTTTTTTATTGGCACTCATACTGCCTTTTTCAAATGCACAAGCTGCCTCTTTAAATGATGGTACATACTCCGTCAACTATACTGTGCTGAAGGCTGAAGGAAATGCGGTCTCAATGGCAAATGATTACTGGCTGAAGCCGGCTAAAGTGATCGTGAAAAATGGAAAGCTGACAGTGCAAATGACCATTAAAAATAGCAGCTGGGTGACGGAATTTAAAGTTCCGGGAAATGGCGGCTATGTCGATACAACGGTTCTTTCAACGAATAAAAAAGCCAATACAAGGCTCGTTCAATTCCAAGCACAGAGCTTGTCTAAACCAATCAAGTCAAAAATTCATGTCACTGTAAAATCTGCTGACTATGATCATAATTATACAATTCAGCTGAAATTCGATGAAAGCAGCATCAAGGCACTTTCTTCTAACAGCTCAAACGAAACAGCGGGTGCAGCAGAAAGCCAGCAATCATCAAAGGAATCAACCAAAAAATCTGATTCATCCACTCATACGAAACAAGAAGAGAATCCGCAAACTGGTGATACAAGCCAGACGGGTTGGCTCCTTGTGCTTGTCTTATGTTCAGGCGGGTTTTTAGCAAGAAAGTGGATCATCAAGCATTAA
- a CDS encoding NEAT domain-containing protein has protein sequence MKALRPTSHVLLFFSFVLLFALAPVSSASAAGLADGQYSAQYVVWKADSDSTSTANTYFEKPAKLVVKDGKIKAQVTLTNSSWITSFKTLDQGVYKDTKVISTNTAANKRTVEFNVSSLTEVVPAKVSVTVPVIGYTGNYDIRLKFDAATVQ, from the coding sequence ATGAAAGCACTTCGTCCAACGTCACACGTATTATTATTCTTTAGCTTTGTTCTATTATTTGCTTTAGCTCCGGTTAGCTCTGCCTCAGCAGCAGGCTTAGCAGATGGTCAATATTCAGCGCAATATGTGGTATGGAAAGCAGATAGCGATTCGACTTCAACAGCGAATACGTATTTTGAAAAACCAGCCAAGCTTGTCGTGAAGGATGGGAAAATCAAAGCGCAAGTCACGTTAACCAATAGCTCTTGGATCACAAGCTTTAAAACACTGGATCAAGGTGTTTACAAAGATACGAAGGTGATCAGTACGAACACAGCTGCCAATAAAAGAACGGTAGAATTCAATGTGTCCAGTCTGACAGAAGTCGTACCAGCAAAAGTGAGTGTGACTGTGCCGGTCATCGGATATACAGGCAATTATGACATTCGCCTCAAGTTTGATGCAGCAACTGTTCAATAA